A region of Vitis riparia cultivar Riparia Gloire de Montpellier isolate 1030 chromosome 1, EGFV_Vit.rip_1.0, whole genome shotgun sequence DNA encodes the following proteins:
- the LOC117915686 gene encoding aldehyde dehydrogenase family 2 member B4, mitochondrial-like, giving the protein MATSRISSLLSRSFTSSASSALLSSIGRNSSRRGGIFRYSTAAVVEEPINPSVDVNYTQLLINGQFVDAATGKTFETLDPRTGNVIASVAEGDAEDVNRAVSAARKAFDEGPWPRMSPYERSKILLRFADLLEKHNDEIAALETWDNGKPFEQAAKAEVPLVIRLMRYYAGWADKIHGLTVPADGLHQVQTLHEPIGVAGQIIPWNFPLLMYAWKIGPALACGNTIVLKTAEQTPLSALYASKLLHEAGLPPGVLNVVSGYGPTAGAALASHMDVDKLAFTGSTATGKIVLQLAARSNLKPVTLELGGKSPFIVCEDANVDEAVELAHFALFFNQGQCCCAGSRTFVHESIYDEFVEKAKARALRRTVGDPFKAGIEQGPQIDSDQFEKILRYIRSGVENGATLETGGERFGKEGFFIKPTVFSNVQDGMLIAQDEIFGPVQSILKFKNLDEVIRRANATSYGLAAGVFTQNLDTANTLTRALKVGTVWINCFDVFDAAIPFGGYKMSGHGREKGIYSLQNYLQVKAVITPLKNPAWL; this is encoded by the exons ATGGCTACTTCTAGGATCTCATCGCTGCTCTCTCGCTCTTTCACTTCTTCTGCTTCTTCTGCTTTGCTTTCTTCCATAG GGAGGAATTCATCCCGGAGGGGCGGGATCTTTAGATATAGCACTGCTGCAGTTGTTGAAGAACCAATCAATCCTTCTGTTGATGTCAATTATACTCAGCTTTTAATCAATGGACAATTTGTGGATGCCGCAACGG GGAAAACTTTTGAGACATTGGACCCCAGGACAGGGAATGTGATTGCCAGTGTTGCTGAAGGTGATGCAGAAGATGTTAATCGAGCTGTCTCGGCTGCTCGCAAGGCGTTTGATGAGGGACCATGGCCTAGGATGAGTCCTTAT GAGAGATCCAAGATACTCTTGCGTTTTGCTGATTTGCTTGAAAAGCACAATGATGAGATTGCAGCACTCGAGACTTGGGATAATGGGAAGCCATTTGAACAGGCTGCAAAGGCTGAAGTACCATTGGTGATACGTTTGATGCGGTACTATGCGG GTTGGGCAGATAAGATTCATGGTCTCACGGTTCCTGCTGATGGATTGCATCAAGTGCAAACCTTGCATGAACCCATTGGCGTTGCTGGACAGATTATCCCCTGGAATTTCCCACTTCTCATGTATGCTTGGAAGATTGGACCTGCATTAGCATGTGGTAACACTATCGTTCTAAAGACAGCAGAGCAGACACCATTGTCTGCTTTATATGCATCGAAGTTATTGCATGAG GCCGGGCTTCCTCCAGGTGTTCTAAATGTGGTTTCTGGTTATGGTCCAACTGCTGGTGCAGCACTTGCCAGCCATATGGATGTGGACAAG CTTGCTTTCACTGGATCAACTGCAACTGGAAAAATTGTACTTCAATTGGCTGCAAGGAGCAATCTTAAGCCAGTGACTTTAGAGCTTGGAGGGAAATCCCCTTTCATTGTGTGTGAGGATGCTAATGTAGATGAGGCTGTTGAGCTAGCCCACTTTGCTTTATTCTTTAATCAG GGGCAATGTTGTTGTGCTGGCTCCCGTACATTTGTACATGAAAGTATATACGATGAGTTTGTAGAGAAGGCAAAAGCACGTGCTTTAAGACGCACCGTTGGTGATCCATTCAAGGCAGGCATTGAGCAAGGCCCCCAG ATTGATTCAGATCAATTTGAGAAGATCCTGAGATACATAAGATCTGGTGTCGAAAATGGAGCCACCCTTGAAACTGGAGGTGAGAGATTTGGCAAAGAGGGCTTCTTCATTAAGCCTACAGTTTTCTCTAATGTTCAG GACGGCATGTTGATAGCACAGGACGAGATATTTGGACCAGTGCAGTCCATCCTGAAATTCAA GAATCTTGATGAGGTGATAAGAAGGGCAAACGCCACTAGTTATGGGCTGGCCGCAGGAGTCTTTACCCAGAACTTAGACACAGCCAACACCTTGACCCGCGCACTAAAGGTGGGCACAGTATGGATTAACTGCTTTGATGTGTTTGATGCAGCGATTCCTTTTGGTGGGTACAAGATGAGTGGGCATGGCAGAGAAAAGGGTATTTACAGTCTTCAAAACTACCTGCAAGTGAAGGCTGTTATTACTCCCTTGAAGAACCCCGCGTGGTTATAA